TTTGGGGTCTTTCCGCTTGATTCGCCCGTAGTAGTAGGTGTTGACGATGCCGATATCGCATTGACCTGCAATGATGGCTTCCATAACCTTGGTATCACTCGAAAAAACACCTGTGGCGAGATTGCCGACCCATGACCTCACAATCTTCTCGGATTTTTTTTCACCCAGCTCAGAGATCATCATGGCCACAAGGGATTGGTTATACACCTTCTTAGATGTCCGCAGGCAGAGTCGGCCCTTCCATATCTGCGCTCCCAGATCTTCATAGGTTGATAGATCTGATGGATTCACCTTCCTCGTATTGTATACGATTGTCCGCGCACGCACAGACAATCCAAACCAACGCCCCTTCGGGTCGCGCAGATGTGCGGGGATATTGGCGTTCAATCTTGTGGAGGTGACAGGCATCAAGACTCCCTGCTCGGCGGCCTGCCAAAGATTTCCGGCATCTACCGTAAGAAAGAGGTCGGCCGGGGTATTTTTCCCTTCTGCCTTCAGGCGGACAAGGAGGGGCGCCGCCTTGTCGGTAATGAGTTTTACCTGGACGCCGGTTTCCTTGGTATAAGCATCGATTACAGGCTTGATCAGGTGTTCTTTCCTTGCGGAATAGACAACAACTTCTTCATTCCCAAAGACCATTGCGACAGGGGAAAATCCAGAGACAAATAAGACAAAGGAGGAAACCAGCAAAAAGCCGATATGCCAGGATCGTTGACCTCGAAGGTTCATTTATCTCCTCCTACAAACGGTGTTGATAATCATTTTCATTCTATGGTCCTTTCAATACACGAATTTATTGACCCTTGTCAAGAGATTCGTTCATCCAAAGGCCCGTTGGCCGATAACGCAGTATTTTAGGCGAATAGGAGGTTTGTTCATTGCTTGACAGTCTTCGGAACATTTTGCTACTTTGGACACCGCAAGTAACCTCCTTTAATAACTGGTAAGAACCTTTGAGACCCCCATCGTTGTCGATTCCCCGCAAGGCCCTGACTTTTCAGGAACTTTTTCTCTCACTCCATGAATTCTGGGCGGCCCAGGGCTGCCTCATCCTGCAATCGTATGATAGCGAAGTCGGTGCGGGAACATTCCACCCCGCAACCTTTCTCCGCGCAGTGGGCCCTGAGCCCTGGCAAGCGGCTTATGTGCAGTCCTCTCGCCGGCCGGCCGACGGGCGTTACGGCGAAAATCCAAACCGACTCCAGCATTATTATCAATACCAGGTCATCCTGAAACCGGCCCCGAATAACATTCAAGACCTTTATCTGAGGAGCCTGTCCTCCTTTGGGATTCATCTGAGCGAGCACGATATCCGCTTTGTCCAGGACGATTGGGAATCTCCGAC
The Candidatus Manganitrophaceae bacterium DNA segment above includes these coding regions:
- a CDS encoding extracellular solute-binding protein; this translates as MVFGNEEVVVYSARKEHLIKPVIDAYTKETGVQVKLITDKAAPLLVRLKAEGKNTPADLFLTVDAGNLWQAAEQGVLMPVTSTRLNANIPAHLRDPKGRWFGLSVRARTIVYNTRKVNPSDLSTYEDLGAQIWKGRLCLRTSKKVYNQSLVAMMISELGEKKSEKIVRSWVGNLATGVFSSDTKVMEAIIAGQCDIGIVNTYYYGRIKRKDPKLPIALFWPNQKGRGVHVNISGGGVTRHTQHRKSAIQLLEWLSSTAAQNLFADDNLEYPVNPTVKPAPAVAAWGSFKPDQINVSKAGELQKDAIKLMDRAGYR